The proteins below are encoded in one region of Rubripirellula reticaptiva:
- a CDS encoding YhjD/YihY/BrkB family envelope integrity protein, translated as MTRLIDSIVDVCCGSPDELSPRQHRIRRGWDLTSHCWRQLQRHRAEGMAAELTYRTIFSLIPVVVLGLVMFRIVGGLDEVQGQVENQLYSFFGVPKIPGSGDNDVLVLRHKPTEELEEALEPMIGKQIIGDVGNEIDPILGINIDIDEAISLAEREAQNKEEVREESVRQARASIRRTLTELTAKVASIDFKSIGVFGLLLFVYAAVALANATEHLFNQIYDAPSKRPIHIRLAIHWSIITLGSGLLAMSLYMSGQVVEWFSQIGAGSDFRLVLIHLLSMMASWVLLFLLYALMPNTSVSVRAAVIGSLVGSLLWEFAKFGFQIYVAKAVPYTGIYGSIGLIPLFLFWIYITWLIVLFGLILTYTLQTMGAPTENRTSWDDIELPPGDPDWMLPIMSEIGTSFEAGATLDNQELADRIGLSGRIVHQMTDQLVEAGLLRLVAGGPGQSDSLTLSRPASKIEVTEILELAHHIRPTSDHPAWQSLARLKTAEREAARGTTLADLG; from the coding sequence ATGACTCGATTGATAGACTCCATCGTTGACGTGTGTTGCGGTTCACCGGACGAACTGTCGCCGCGACAGCACCGGATTCGGCGCGGCTGGGATTTGACGTCCCATTGCTGGCGTCAATTGCAACGACACCGGGCCGAAGGTATGGCCGCGGAATTGACCTACCGAACAATCTTTTCGCTGATCCCGGTCGTCGTACTGGGGTTGGTCATGTTTCGCATTGTCGGTGGTCTGGATGAGGTCCAAGGGCAAGTCGAAAACCAGCTCTATTCGTTTTTTGGCGTTCCCAAAATTCCCGGGTCGGGTGACAACGATGTGTTGGTGCTACGACACAAGCCCACCGAGGAACTCGAGGAGGCGCTAGAACCAATGATCGGCAAGCAGATCATTGGCGATGTCGGCAATGAAATAGATCCAATTCTCGGAATCAATATCGATATCGACGAAGCGATTTCGTTGGCTGAACGTGAAGCTCAGAACAAGGAAGAAGTCCGCGAGGAATCGGTTCGCCAAGCGCGAGCAAGTATTCGCCGAACGTTGACTGAATTGACCGCGAAAGTTGCGTCGATCGACTTCAAATCCATTGGCGTATTCGGTCTGCTGTTATTCGTCTATGCAGCGGTCGCGCTCGCCAACGCGACCGAGCACTTGTTCAACCAGATCTACGACGCACCGTCAAAACGGCCAATCCATATTCGTTTGGCCATTCACTGGTCGATCATCACACTCGGCAGTGGGCTGTTGGCGATGAGTCTGTACATGTCGGGGCAGGTGGTGGAATGGTTTTCACAAATCGGCGCTGGATCGGACTTTCGATTGGTACTGATCCATCTGCTGTCGATGATGGCAAGCTGGGTGTTGCTATTCCTGCTGTACGCGTTGATGCCAAATACTAGTGTCAGCGTTAGGGCGGCGGTGATCGGATCGCTTGTCGGATCATTATTGTGGGAGTTTGCAAAGTTTGGATTTCAAATCTATGTGGCCAAAGCCGTTCCCTATACCGGGATCTATGGTTCGATTGGACTGATTCCGTTGTTTCTGTTTTGGATCTACATCACCTGGCTGATTGTCTTGTTTGGCTTGATCCTGACCTACACGTTGCAAACCATGGGAGCGCCAACCGAGAATCGAACATCTTGGGACGACATAGAGTTGCCGCCTGGAGATCCAGATTGGATGTTGCCGATCATGAGTGAGATTGGAACGTCGTTCGAGGCCGGCGCGACGCTCGACAACCAGGAACTTGCTGACCGAATTGGATTGAGCGGTCGGATCGTTCATCAAATGACCGACCAACTAGTCGAAGCCGGGCTGTTGCGACTTGTCGCCGGCGGACCGGGCCAGTCGGATTCTTTGACGCTTTCGCGACCCGCGTCGAAAATCGAAGTCACTGAAATTCTTGAACTTGCGCATCATATTCGCCCGACCAGCGATCATCCGGCCTGGCAGTCGCTGGCGAGATTAAAGACAGCCGAACGCGAGGCTGCTCGCGGAACGACGCTGGCCGATCTTGGCTAA
- the hpt gene encoding hypoxanthine phosphoribosyltransferase, whose translation MRILLDEAQLTEGVERLATEIDHHFGDRPLTVIAIMTGSLVLFADLIRRLSMPQRVGVVQASSYRGGLKSGDLTVDAKMLIDVAGRDVLLVDDIFDTGKTLDRLSGMMSEFGAASVKTAVLLHKRTDHIVELRPDFKAFEIPDEFVVGYGLDFMDMYRNLPYLAILEPHEIEQTAAEAKS comes from the coding sequence ATGCGTATCCTGTTAGACGAAGCTCAATTAACAGAGGGGGTCGAACGACTGGCGACGGAAATCGACCACCACTTCGGCGACCGTCCGTTGACTGTGATCGCCATCATGACTGGATCATTGGTGTTGTTCGCGGATTTGATTCGTCGGCTGTCGATGCCTCAACGAGTCGGCGTGGTTCAAGCGTCGAGCTACCGCGGTGGATTGAAGTCTGGCGATTTAACGGTGGACGCGAAGATGCTGATTGATGTAGCCGGCCGAGACGTTTTGCTAGTCGATGACATCTTCGACACCGGAAAGACGCTGGATCGGCTCAGTGGAATGATGAGCGAGTTTGGCGCCGCGTCGGTAAAGACGGCGGTGCTGCTGCACAAACGAACGGATCACATCGTTGAGCTACGACCTGATTTCAAGGCGTTCGAGATTCCGGACGAGTTTGTAGTTGGCTACGGGCTGGACTTCATGGATATGTATCGCAACCTGCCGTATCTAGCGATCCTTGAACCTCACGAGATCGAGCAAACGGCGGCGGAAGCAAAATCGTGA
- a CDS encoding glycosyltransferase → MSRRRVLLIGRHFWPHGSIDSAAFLFQLACGLHRRDISVEVCTPRYATSWPEKYWLREIPVHRPAPPPRSDWSIGRYTRHLTQWIRSQGDAYDLVLVDAIREEAIAAIEASRLTGTATMLRYSGWGKQSDSEYWKTTRGARRCGTIGKMADTVIAKSAACNRALLTDRYSAERIVRIQPGFSAGPITSESNRESARRSLATANSDLRTNPDTIVALCNAPMTRDGGIQDLVHATYRMIDRHPNLAVWFIGDGPRRDWIYEHLKADGVRASIAMPGSFVDTDEIYAAADIYFQTDESGLDHFLPTAVSAELPIIAVESESVRSILVGSVVDTSEQDGPSNWVQWIKDPSPTNYVESVSQVLNHLPDYRNRSAKMRRHWLRSRPISATIDAYIDTIERTISRKKGSNRGATDEAAS, encoded by the coding sequence GTGAGCCGTCGGCGGGTGCTGTTGATCGGCCGCCATTTCTGGCCACATGGATCCATCGATTCGGCTGCGTTCCTGTTTCAGCTTGCCTGTGGACTTCACCGCCGAGATATCTCAGTCGAGGTCTGCACGCCTCGCTACGCGACCTCGTGGCCAGAAAAATACTGGCTGCGAGAAATCCCGGTCCACCGGCCTGCTCCGCCGCCCCGAAGCGACTGGTCGATCGGACGTTACACCCGCCATCTGACTCAGTGGATTCGGTCGCAAGGTGATGCCTACGACCTGGTATTGGTCGACGCGATCCGAGAAGAAGCGATTGCGGCAATCGAAGCTTCGCGATTGACGGGTACCGCAACGATGCTGCGTTATTCGGGGTGGGGAAAACAATCCGACAGCGAATACTGGAAAACCACTCGCGGCGCACGCCGGTGCGGAACGATCGGAAAGATGGCGGACACGGTGATCGCGAAAAGCGCGGCCTGCAATCGCGCGCTGCTGACCGATCGATACTCGGCAGAACGAATCGTCCGCATTCAACCCGGTTTTTCGGCTGGACCAATCACGTCCGAATCGAACCGTGAAAGTGCGCGTCGATCTTTGGCCACCGCCAACTCAGATTTGCGGACCAATCCGGACACTATCGTCGCTCTCTGTAACGCTCCGATGACTCGCGATGGCGGCATCCAGGACTTGGTCCACGCGACCTATCGCATGATCGACAGGCATCCAAACTTAGCAGTCTGGTTCATTGGCGATGGTCCACGCCGCGATTGGATCTACGAACATTTGAAAGCGGATGGCGTTCGCGCATCAATCGCGATGCCAGGCTCTTTCGTCGACACTGACGAAATTTATGCGGCGGCCGACATTTACTTTCAAACCGACGAATCAGGCCTAGATCACTTTTTGCCAACGGCTGTTTCCGCCGAATTGCCGATCATTGCCGTTGAATCCGAATCGGTTCGATCGATTTTGGTAGGATCAGTTGTCGACACATCCGAACAAGATGGGCCATCGAATTGGGTCCAGTGGATCAAGGATCCCTCGCCCACGAACTATGTTGAATCGGTGTCGCAAGTTTTGAACCATCTACCAGATTATCGTAACCGCTCGGCAAAGATGCGTCGTCACTGGTTGCGAAGCCGGCCGATCTCGGCGACCATCGACGCCTATATCGACACGATCGAGCGTACGATTTCGCGAAAGAAAGGATCCAACCGTGGGGCGACGGACGAGGCAGCATCATGA
- a CDS encoding glycosyltransferase family 4 protein, whose amino-acid sequence MTQRIVQIIPTMDRGGAEKQLCLLAEHLPRDQFDVHVVLLTHDGPRSQSLRDADIPVTVIGKRFKADPSALFRLRRELMRLKPDAVHTWLFAANSFGRAAARWAGVRKIFASERCVDPWKTSAHLMIDRTLAKRTNAITTNSTGVRDFYVGHGIDRDLFRIIPNGIPPRKTSSIDRDEAFSRLKVESDRKLILAVGRLWPQKRYRDLIWAAELTGTVREDTTLVIIGDGPQSGELLRHRDAVTTPQRVRFAGQRDDVSDLLPHADAFWIGSEYEGQSNSVIEAMQAGVPVIASDIPGNRDLVVSGQTGMLVKLGDTADFARQTIELFNEKATADQLGDAAKQRIATEFTVEKMVQSHADLYEN is encoded by the coding sequence ATGACCCAGCGCATCGTGCAAATCATCCCGACGATGGATCGCGGCGGCGCTGAAAAACAGCTCTGCCTGCTCGCCGAACACCTGCCGCGTGATCAGTTCGACGTGCACGTCGTGCTGCTGACCCACGACGGGCCTCGCAGCCAGAGCCTTCGTGATGCTGACATTCCTGTCACCGTGATCGGCAAACGATTCAAAGCCGATCCGTCAGCCTTGTTTCGATTGCGTCGCGAGTTGATGCGACTGAAACCCGATGCAGTCCACACTTGGCTCTTTGCCGCCAACAGTTTTGGCCGCGCCGCGGCTCGATGGGCCGGCGTTCGAAAAATCTTCGCCAGTGAACGATGCGTTGACCCGTGGAAGACGTCGGCTCACTTGATGATTGATCGAACGCTGGCAAAGCGAACGAATGCGATCACGACCAACAGTACAGGCGTCCGCGATTTCTACGTGGGACACGGAATCGATCGCGATCTGTTTCGAATCATCCCCAACGGCATCCCGCCGCGAAAGACTTCTTCGATCGATCGCGACGAAGCGTTTTCTCGGTTAAAAGTTGAGTCCGATCGAAAGCTAATCCTAGCGGTGGGACGACTGTGGCCGCAAAAACGTTATCGAGATTTGATTTGGGCGGCCGAATTGACGGGAACCGTACGAGAAGACACGACGTTAGTGATCATCGGCGATGGGCCTCAGTCGGGTGAGCTGCTGCGACATCGCGACGCCGTCACGACGCCCCAACGAGTTCGGTTTGCCGGTCAACGAGATGACGTTTCGGATCTGTTGCCGCATGCCGATGCGTTTTGGATTGGAAGCGAATATGAAGGGCAAAGCAATTCGGTGATCGAAGCGATGCAGGCGGGCGTACCGGTCATCGCAAGCGATATCCCAGGTAACCGCGATCTCGTCGTCAGCGGCCAAACCGGGATGCTGGTCAAGCTCGGGGACACCGCAGACTTTGCCCGCCAAACGATCGAACTGTTCAACGAGAAAGCGACTGCCGATCAACTGGGTGACGCAGCGAAACAGAGAATCGCGACCGAGTTCACAGTGGAAAAAATGGTTCAATCTCATGCTGATTTGTACGAGAATTAG
- a CDS encoding DUF952 domain-containing protein, which produces MASILFKVVPKPVWESATEAGFFAGHGIDLVDGFIHLSLPEQVAETLARHFVGQTELMLVTVDGEQLDEMLRFEPSRGGDLFPHVYGSIPMDAVIAAEPLMIGPDGLHVLPS; this is translated from the coding sequence ATGGCATCGATTCTTTTTAAGGTTGTACCGAAGCCGGTTTGGGAATCGGCAACCGAAGCAGGCTTTTTTGCCGGACATGGAATCGATCTCGTCGACGGCTTCATCCACTTGTCCTTGCCAGAACAGGTCGCCGAAACTCTCGCTCGTCACTTTGTCGGTCAGACTGAACTGATGTTGGTCACAGTCGACGGGGAACAGTTGGACGAAATGCTGCGATTTGAACCGTCGCGAGGGGGAGATCTGTTTCCGCACGTCTATGGTTCAATTCCCATGGACGCAGTGATCGCCGCCGAGCCGCTGATGATCGGCCCCGACGGTCTGCATGTGCTTCCGAGCTAG
- a CDS encoding RNA polymerase sigma factor, whose product MIDAATLTQIWNQHASRLLLVARSIAGPGRTPLAEDAVQEAYVILAVQDKLPNDPLAWLVCVVRNQILQSIRSGVRRDLRESILTNKPWFEPDLHEKLDAEDVTTAMMKLSSPGREIIVMHLWGEMSFDSIGEVLEISRATAHRRYTAGMQILRQQFSGDRDPQSMRACNE is encoded by the coding sequence TTGATCGACGCAGCCACTCTAACGCAGATTTGGAACCAGCATGCCAGCCGCTTGTTGTTGGTCGCTCGATCAATTGCTGGCCCTGGTCGCACTCCTTTGGCCGAAGACGCCGTTCAAGAAGCTTACGTCATACTCGCTGTTCAAGACAAATTACCAAACGATCCGTTAGCATGGCTAGTTTGTGTCGTTCGGAATCAAATTCTGCAATCGATTCGCTCAGGTGTCAGGCGTGACCTTCGCGAATCGATTTTAACAAACAAGCCTTGGTTCGAACCAGACTTGCATGAAAAACTGGACGCTGAAGACGTCACCACTGCGATGATGAAACTGTCTTCACCGGGGCGTGAGATCATCGTCATGCATTTGTGGGGTGAAATGTCGTTCGATTCGATTGGCGAGGTCTTAGAAATCTCGCGAGCAACAGCCCATCGTCGCTACACCGCTGGGATGCAGATCTTAAGACAACAATTTTCAGGTGATCGTGATCCCCAATCCATGCGTGCGTGCAATGAATGA
- a CDS encoding beta strand repeat-containing protein: protein MTLLVLIATSIGFSAQSDAAVVTTIGLAGMDGADGADQDPGQAGANGSSGEAISTSVATIDVENRLAISGGTGGKGGAGGNAVSSSFPGGNGGRGGDGGNTEGSVASSGSGIVTSFLNAFGGDGAVGGVPGIGGSSSFDGIAGRGGDGGAAAVLAPGVVANSIDDEANADALLTGGRGGGAIVDGGSGGNGGSVSAIVANTLATGNAEANASVEANGGDGGNALGNGASGNGGSATVIDAIRATADVTGIASLYQGAYGGISGSAESGSIGTAGNATNQLTASNDTSFVRAILQTEAGGGGNRNSTAGAAGSGGDTTSIGSFSNSGEIVADNEFRGGDGGFGFGGASSGDGGSAIGALNLMSSTDEVDAFVSARGGDGGFKNSGTGNGGAGGNITSNLTAIGTTGAFAFSSIQGGGGGDVFGTAEGSGGDGGTAEGVVAATTTSGIASVEAFYLAGSGGSARGSGIGGHGASISLDNSTTAISNLSSGESSVLQVVEAGAGGNSERGAAGIGGSAQSQLNASNTNFNSALTSEVYGGEGGDRNDLSGFSGAAGEATADVTLQNIGDATVEVFSFGGQGGNGTSGASGADGGKSRASGSSISQTMSAISSIESYGGDGGSTGGQPTLGGLGGDTSAISFAQANGVNQVATSNAQSIAGYAVSDAGNVLSIRSGAAEAFATSVSASGTATSTAVAEGRVSRAVSIADGMNGNSTAITASAGVTLGSGTLDSIRFTNSVTANVGSQSRVESYSAVDGTMWSASDVTNANAYSLLTMSPTLSDVQIELASQSNIQNAIDGDVVLGIGHFGGGYPSDGSGQHTFTTFLEFELPDLTFAGQDATIGFYDFSSTGNGFETLILSISSTGFNDAWTFNDITSAQSFFTDNPVSLGPLSGNSEILRMQMDWSSSRVSDGFSASFAVTAVPEPSQFMGLTAMLSLLYFQMRRNGKRHPGKR from the coding sequence TTGACTTTACTCGTACTTATCGCGACAAGCATTGGGTTCAGCGCCCAATCCGATGCGGCAGTCGTAACTACCATTGGATTGGCAGGAATGGATGGTGCCGACGGCGCTGACCAAGATCCTGGCCAAGCCGGAGCTAACGGTAGTTCTGGAGAAGCTATTAGTACTTCGGTTGCGACCATCGACGTCGAGAACCGATTGGCGATTAGTGGCGGCACGGGAGGGAAAGGAGGTGCAGGCGGCAATGCAGTCTCGAGCAGTTTCCCCGGAGGAAATGGGGGACGCGGAGGAGATGGTGGAAACACTGAAGGTTCAGTTGCCTCGAGTGGGTCGGGCATTGTGACTTCTTTCTTGAACGCCTTTGGTGGCGATGGGGCCGTCGGCGGAGTCCCTGGAATTGGCGGCTCATCATCGTTCGACGGTATTGCGGGAAGAGGTGGTGACGGCGGAGCAGCAGCTGTGCTTGCCCCCGGGGTGGTCGCAAATTCTATCGACGACGAAGCTAACGCCGACGCGCTGCTTACGGGTGGACGAGGAGGTGGGGCAATCGTAGATGGAGGATCGGGCGGCAACGGCGGAAGTGTCTCTGCAATTGTCGCAAACACTCTTGCAACAGGTAACGCCGAGGCCAATGCATCAGTCGAAGCCAACGGTGGCGACGGCGGTAATGCATTAGGGAACGGGGCCTCAGGAAATGGTGGTTCCGCCACCGTCATTGACGCCATTCGTGCAACCGCTGACGTCACAGGCATCGCATCCCTTTACCAAGGCGCCTACGGCGGGATCTCTGGTTCGGCAGAATCTGGATCGATCGGTACTGCCGGCAACGCAACGAACCAGTTGACGGCCAGCAACGATACTTCATTCGTTCGCGCGATTCTGCAGACCGAGGCCGGCGGAGGTGGGAATAGGAATAGCACAGCTGGCGCTGCCGGCTCCGGTGGAGACACGACATCAATCGGCAGCTTCTCGAACTCGGGCGAGATTGTTGCTGACAATGAATTTCGCGGTGGAGATGGCGGGTTTGGATTTGGTGGCGCGTCGTCAGGCGATGGTGGCAGTGCAATCGGCGCGTTGAACCTGATGTCATCAACTGATGAAGTGGACGCCTTCGTTTCCGCACGAGGCGGCGACGGAGGCTTCAAAAATTCTGGTACTGGAAACGGAGGTGCGGGTGGAAATATTACTTCGAATCTGACGGCGATAGGCACGACAGGCGCGTTTGCATTCTCAAGTATTCAGGGCGGTGGGGGTGGAGACGTTTTTGGAACAGCTGAAGGCTCCGGAGGCGACGGTGGCACTGCGGAAGGCGTCGTCGCCGCAACGACGACCAGCGGTATCGCTAGTGTCGAAGCGTTTTATCTCGCCGGCTCAGGGGGCTCGGCACGAGGTTCTGGCATCGGCGGACACGGGGCTTCGATTTCACTCGACAACTCGACTACGGCGATCAGCAATCTAAGTTCGGGGGAAAGCTCGGTACTTCAAGTCGTTGAAGCCGGGGCGGGGGGCAATTCGGAACGCGGTGCCGCCGGCATTGGTGGTTCGGCGCAGTCTCAACTGAACGCCAGCAACACAAATTTCAATTCCGCATTGACGAGTGAAGTCTACGGCGGTGAGGGAGGCGATCGAAACGATTTGAGCGGATTCAGTGGCGCCGCCGGTGAAGCGACTGCGGACGTAACGCTCCAGAATATCGGTGATGCAACAGTCGAAGTGTTTTCTTTCGGGGGACAGGGCGGTAACGGCACTAGCGGTGCATCAGGTGCGGACGGTGGTAAATCGCGAGCTAGCGGTTCAAGTATTTCACAAACCATGAGTGCGATATCTTCGATCGAATCCTACGGCGGCGACGGTGGATCAACCGGCGGACAACCAACATTGGGCGGTTTAGGTGGCGACACGAGCGCAATTTCCTTTGCACAAGCCAATGGAGTCAATCAAGTCGCAACCTCCAATGCGCAATCCATCGCAGGTTATGCTGTTTCAGATGCCGGCAACGTCCTCTCGATCCGCTCAGGTGCTGCAGAAGCATTTGCTACGAGCGTTTCCGCTAGCGGCACAGCGACTTCGACGGCAGTCGCCGAGGGCAGAGTGTCGCGCGCGGTTTCGATTGCTGACGGCATGAATGGCAATTCAACCGCAATCACAGCGTCGGCCGGAGTCACCCTCGGCAGCGGAACCTTAGATTCCATCCGCTTTACCAATTCGGTAACCGCAAATGTCGGTAGCCAAAGTCGTGTCGAAAGCTATTCAGCGGTCGATGGAACAATGTGGTCAGCCTCTGACGTGACAAATGCAAATGCGTACTCGCTTCTGACAATGTCACCGACACTTTCTGACGTCCAGATAGAGCTTGCGTCTCAATCCAACATCCAGAATGCAATCGATGGCGACGTGGTTCTTGGGATTGGACATTTTGGTGGTGGCTATCCGTCCGACGGATCTGGACAGCACACGTTCACAACTTTTCTTGAGTTCGAGTTACCGGACCTAACTTTTGCGGGGCAAGATGCAACGATCGGATTTTACGATTTCTCTTCGACCGGAAATGGCTTCGAAACCCTGATACTTTCTATAAGCAGTACCGGGTTTAACGACGCATGGACGTTCAACGATATCACCTCCGCTCAGTCGTTTTTCACTGACAATCCGGTGTCCCTCGGCCCGTTGTCAGGCAACAGTGAAATTCTGCGAATGCAAATGGACTGGTCATCCAGTCGAGTGTCTGACGGATTCTCAGCAAGCTTCGCCGTCACCGCAGTGCCCGAGCCAAGTCAATTTATGGGGCTAACTGCAATGCTTTCGTTGCTGTACTTTCAGATGCGTCGCAACGGCAAACGCCACCCTGGCAAACGGTAA
- a CDS encoding DUF4259 domain-containing protein, producing the protein MGSWGPRTFEDDIACDWLEDLLDSDPIAFFDHCLDLSEPGALGMLACVGIVCTAEMIRGLLCGPREGLPEAAHRWLERNNSLDVLVQSLVPSTVDGLDRVLNDDSEMYQQWEDAGPELDAWRRQIESLKYELRMCV; encoded by the coding sequence ATGGGATCATGGGGACCACGAACGTTCGAGGACGACATTGCGTGCGATTGGTTAGAAGACCTATTGGATTCTGACCCGATCGCATTCTTTGATCACTGCCTCGATTTGTCCGAGCCGGGGGCGCTCGGCATGTTGGCATGTGTTGGAATTGTCTGCACGGCTGAGATGATTCGTGGCTTGCTCTGCGGGCCGCGAGAAGGGTTGCCCGAAGCGGCGCATCGTTGGCTGGAACGAAACAACTCGTTGGACGTTCTGGTTCAGAGCCTGGTTCCCAGCACCGTTGATGGGCTAGACCGTGTCCTCAACGATGATTCCGAGATGTACCAACAGTGGGAAGACGCTGGCCCCGAATTGGACGCCTGGCGCAGGCAGATCGAATCGCTGAAGTACGAGCTTCGCATGTGCGTTTAA
- a CDS encoding DUF1598 domain-containing protein, translated as MVPVCSAAIVGVGMLGAAVSVHGGITGIGSQRSVGGVMIDAAGVVRTATLDEKQELANALRQNIVPAEGMLNDTTELRMISLAGLQKAILQRDMDGQPIPEDIEFLAGLQQIDYVFVDQDKHDIVIAGPAEPWKMLDDGSVVGTVSGDSTMRLADLVVAMRSVETARQAGISCSIEPTPEGRRRLQQMLSRVKLRPGQNPVAMEASMKEAFGPQMILLTGIPGDSRYARTMVAADFEMKRVAMGLAPSPVAGLPSFLEMAKNDRQAISANPRWWMACDYDAMSKTDDGLAWKLAGRRVKTMTEQDLVASDGTAKASGRKEKMAQLWADKMTESFSELSKAIPVFADLENVMDLTVVATLIVQENLAAKAGIDLSTLSQTENSIELAQYSVPRSVDPQCSFIHGRNGWVVTASGGVDVNAFEIVEKQKVDASISETRQAALASAGDRWWWNK; from the coding sequence ATGGTCCCAGTCTGTTCAGCCGCAATCGTCGGCGTGGGCATGCTTGGTGCAGCCGTTTCCGTTCATGGGGGGATCACCGGCATTGGATCCCAACGATCCGTCGGGGGCGTGATGATCGACGCTGCCGGGGTCGTGCGAACGGCAACGCTTGACGAGAAACAAGAACTCGCCAATGCACTGCGCCAAAACATTGTGCCCGCCGAGGGCATGCTGAATGATACGACCGAATTGCGAATGATTTCGCTGGCTGGATTGCAGAAGGCGATTTTGCAGCGAGATATGGACGGCCAACCGATTCCGGAAGACATCGAGTTTCTCGCTGGACTGCAACAGATCGATTACGTGTTCGTCGACCAAGACAAGCATGACATCGTGATTGCTGGTCCTGCCGAACCTTGGAAAATGCTGGACGACGGATCCGTCGTGGGCACCGTTTCAGGTGACTCGACCATGCGATTGGCTGACTTGGTGGTCGCCATGCGAAGCGTCGAAACCGCGCGTCAGGCTGGTATCAGTTGCTCGATTGAGCCAACGCCGGAAGGCCGTCGCCGATTGCAACAAATGCTGAGCCGCGTGAAGCTGCGTCCTGGGCAAAACCCTGTCGCGATGGAAGCTTCGATGAAGGAAGCGTTCGGACCGCAAATGATTCTGTTGACCGGTATCCCCGGCGACAGTCGTTATGCACGCACGATGGTCGCGGCTGACTTTGAAATGAAACGAGTCGCCATGGGATTGGCTCCGTCGCCAGTCGCCGGGCTGCCAAGCTTCTTAGAAATGGCCAAGAACGATCGCCAAGCGATCAGTGCCAACCCACGTTGGTGGATGGCCTGTGATTACGACGCGATGTCCAAAACCGATGATGGCTTGGCCTGGAAGTTGGCCGGTCGCCGTGTCAAAACGATGACCGAGCAAGACCTGGTAGCATCCGATGGCACCGCAAAGGCGTCAGGCCGGAAAGAGAAGATGGCTCAGCTTTGGGCTGACAAGATGACCGAGTCGTTTTCGGAGCTGTCCAAGGCGATCCCCGTCTTCGCTGACCTCGAAAACGTGATGGACTTGACCGTTGTGGCGACCCTGATCGTTCAAGAAAACTTGGCGGCCAAAGCTGGCATCGACTTGTCGACGCTTTCGCAGACGGAAAACTCGATCGAACTTGCGCAATACTCGGTTCCTCGCAGTGTCGATCCTCAGTGCAGTTTCATTCACGGCCGCAACGGATGGGTCGTTACCGCATCGGGTGGCGTTGACGTCAACGCGTTCGAAATTGTTGAAAAGCAAAAGGTTGACGCATCGATCAGCGAGACTCGCCAAGCCGCTTTGGCGTCGGCCGGCGATCGTTGGTGGTGGAACAAATAG